GTACTTTGTATCGTATACAGGGAAGAGAacatttttaatgtaaaatccAATATTCTGTACAGGTTCTTCTCGTGCATAAGGCATCAAAGGGCAGTTTCTCACGAGTGTTTGATTTCGAGGCGAACGACCTCACCGGCGAGGATTCAGATTCTCGCACTAGGTGAATGAAGTTTGTAATTACGTTCTCATTTCTCTTCACTCAATTACCAGCAATAATTCAATTTCCTCGGAAACCTTATATGTATTCGGTTTTGTTCACGCAGTCCATTCGAGGGCAGATTCCCTATAAATGTCGGCATCACTTGTTATGTCGCTACTACCGGCGAGGTAAATGCACTGGTTAACAGAGCAATGTATTATCATAATACTTTGTCCGATTTCACAATTTATGaccgaaaatattttattgcgtTTCCTTAGACCGTGAATATACCGAACGCCTACGAAGATCCAAGATTCGATCCTTCAGTAGATGATGGTTCTGGTTTTAGACATCGTACTATTCTCTGCATGCCCATCAAGAACTCGTCGGGTCAGATTATCGGCGTCATTCAACTCATCAACAAGTTCGACGATCTTCTCTTTACGAAGAATGACGAGAACTTCGTCGAGGCATTTGCTATTTTCTGTGGCATGGGAATTCACAATACGCACATGTAAATAtgcaagaaataaattattgaaatcgtTTGATAATTAATCGATTGGAACGAATGAATTCCCTAGGATTGATTTTGTTTAACCATTTCTTTAGGTATGAGAAAGCTGTAATAGCGATGGCGAAACAGAGTGTCACGTTAGAAGTGCTCAGTTACCATGCTTCCGCATCATTGGAAGATGCACAAAGATTAAGAGTAAGTCTAGCTTTATAAGTTGGGTATATTAAGGATCAAACGTATTTGactcttcttttatttcttctccAAAGAATTCGAAAATTACTGTTCAATGACGTCCACGTACTTTATATAGCACAAAATAAATCCGATTCCCAATTCTAGGGTTTAAGAGTGCCTTCTGCAGCGTATTTTAAATTGCACGATTTTAAATTCGATGACATTCATATGgaagacgatcaaactctaacAGCTTGTCTTCGGATGTTTTTGGATCTTGACTTCGTAGAACGTTTTCACATCGACTACGATGTTCTTTGTCGCTGGCTTCTTAGTGTAAAAAAGAATTACCGAAACGTCACATATCACAATTGGCGTCACGCGTTCAATGTTGCGCAGATGATGTTTGCCATTTTAACTGTGAGTAAACGTAATGTCATTACGTttaaattgaatgaaattatgttaaaaacgaacgataaatttgtattattttttaggcCACGCAATGGTGGAAAATTTTTGGGGAAATTGAATGTCTCGCGTTAATTATTGCTTGTTTGTGTCACGATTTGGACCACCGGGGCACGAATAATTCTTTCCAAATCAAGTAAGTACAAACGTTCCGAGGAGAAAACATAACTTTGCttaaaaaattaaggtaatacAAAGGGGGAAAATCTTTGTCTAACAGAGCATCTTCGCCATTGGCGCAGCTTTACTCAACATCAACAATGGAACATCATCATTTTGATCAGTGTCTTATGATATTAAGTAGTCAAggaaatcaaattttatcaaatttatctcccgaagaatattctCGCGTGGTAAAAGTTCTCGAAGAAGCAATCCTCTCTACCGATCTAGCGGTTTACTTTCGAAGAAGAGGGGCTTTCCTTACCTTAGCTCAAGGTGGAAGTTACAATTGGGCTTACAGTGATCAGCGAGAACTTTTAAGAGGGATGTTGATGACCGTATGTGATTTGGCAGCCATAACTAAGCCTTGGGATGTTGAAAAGAGAGTGGCAGAATTAGTTAGCAGCGAATTTTTTGAACAAGGAGATATCGAAAGGCGGACTCTCAATATCACTCCTATTGTATGTATCGCTAAATTAAACtttagtatttaattataaCGTAGTTATAAGTAACAGGAAACAATGTAGACATTAACCTAGTTATAAAAGACAGTAATTAAAATAACAGCATTAGATGTATTATGTATCTTTCTAAGTGAAGTTTTTGTAGAGAAATGAATTTCTCTATCGcgcattattaaatataatataatattaaagtaCTAGAAAATCAGACCTAATGATACGtaacatttaaaattgaaacgatTAATTCTTTGATTTTTGAGTAATTGTATACAAAAACAGTAAGAATAACATGTTATGGTAAAGCAAAAATTCTTGTTCTTACTAATAAAAATCTGTAGTATCAACTAAAGGTATATTTGATAGAAGtcattattgaatttttatagatAAACCATTTGCTacttaatatattttgttttattgtaatccAGCatgatataatacattattttataactaatgattttctaattataattactACTAACAGTTAGAAGTTATTTCTGCTTACAATATTGTACATATTACAATTACATAGTTAATTATTCATGATTAAAAAATAGCACCGTTACTCATATGATATTGCAGGACATTATGAACCGGGAAAAGGAGGACCAACTGCCAATGATGCAAGTTGGCTTCATCGATTCGATATGCCTCCCTATTTACGAGGTAACTAGCTTTCTACGCTATCGACAATAGCAAAATACCATCTAAAAAGCAATCatatttgttacaatttttaacTTATCGTTAAATCACATTATCGATCATTTAAGTTAATACaccaataaaagaaatatagtaATAGGGTAATCCAGACAATTGCGTCAAGTTATAACTCCGTTACCGGCACAGTTGCAGAAATATATTAAGAGAGAAAGATCATGTTTTTTTTAGAACTTAAATGGTACATGTGTAATCAACAATTacgttattttttttaaatgtaaatgcaTACATTTTTTCACTTAGATACTCTTGTCATTCTATGTAAAAAAAATCAATACTTCAATAAGTATAGTTGTAAAGAAACTATTAATAAtcgtgatatttaaaaaaaaatctttatCGAAGGAGATTCTCAAACGCTTCATGGCGATTCATCGCTTCAAATCCCATAAATTCTGCGGCGGATGCAACGCAACGGATAATATTGCAGCAATATGTGCAGCAATAACTGGAGATCACCTTAACTCAATTATAGAAACAATTGGAAagtgttgtccgaaatgtttacAGTGCAATGGAGAAGCATTTGAGCATCTTCTTCAATAAAggcatttttaaaaaatatctcgGTAACTAATTTTTTCACCATTGTACGCCAATAGCTTTCTACGTAGAACAAATAAGAGGACTCTGTCTATGTGAAAGGATATACATTTCCATTTAGAAAGAGAATACAGTTGTTGATTGCGCATTCACCATTGCagttctaaaagaaaaaaaagcatgGTTCCACGAATGTGTAGTACTCTTTTCATCTCTCCATTCGTCTCTCTCTTTAACACTTTTCTGCAACTTCATTGGTAAGGAAGTTATAACTCGAATCAATCGTGTGGGTCACCCTGTATATTAACATCAATGTAGCGTTTATAAAATCAGGAATGttgtaaaaaattatactgTCTTTCTAAATCGTAAACTAATATGTTTTAGCATTATATCCATCTGCAATATTATATACAGTTTTGTTGCTTTCACGTTACGTTATTTCACTACATTAAATATGGGGGAGAAGGTTCACGAATTTAATAATTACCCATTATAGTAAATACACAACGTTACTTAATAATGATTCgcaaaatgatataataatttcacTAAAATCGAAATTGACTTGTCACTTTTCTATGATTTCTTTATTGTCTCGTTTCATTAATATACGATAGTCTCCTATTTATTTCCTTTATGTTAGTTTATCGCAATGCTTTCTACTTTTCGTAATAATCTCATCTTGCCTGAATTAATTACACGCTGTTAGTTTCGATAGATTAGTATTTGGATCCTTGTTGTTTCAACACGTTACAAATATTTCTTGCTATTGTTAAACCGAACGtccttaaatataaaatgattttttttaaataggcaTTCGCTTTATTATCGGATAAATTGGAACCGTTGGTCGAAGGTGTTAGAAAGAATAAACAACATTGGCTCGAGATCGCGGAATCCAAGTGTAAAACAGACAACTGCACGAATCACGATAGGACGCTGTCAGTGTCCGATACCGAAGAAACTAGGGAACAGGCGGACCAGTAGTCATTATTTCAATGGACGCGGAAACATGAAATGGAGACAAATGTACACGGATAGTTTCTACCTGTCTTTTTAGAACGAAGAATAAACAGAACACGATGTCAAAGGGAGCAGCAGATGACGATCACTGTCATACGTTTGAAGAGCTTCACACCTTCGTCTCGATACTAGGTATTACAAACATCGTGAgttaatttattcatttctatTAATCATCGCGACATGTTCTTTGTATCGATGGTTCATAGTATTACAAGTATAAAGAAAAAGTTCTTCAAAGCCATATGTAAATCTTCGTTTGTTTCGATGGATCGTTAATCGTATGTGCTGAGCGTTTGccagttttatttatttgcatGTGATTCCAAGTCGAAATTTAATGCAAATAATTCGTCCTACGTTCATTCGAGTatgttaaaagaataaaaattatttctagcAAGATTATCGTGTACGCTTTATACGTTGGTCGATGAAATCAGAGAAATCAAGGAGGCTGAAGGTGATTAGTTTAAGACGATCGAGAAGCTTCGTCCTCTCTAAAAACAGATCAACCCCGAGATGCTACTCTTGTACCTGATCGTATTGTACGTATACTTACTATGGCAGATCTTTGATGTCCAGagaggacgaagaagaagaacgatAGAATATGAGAAATCCAATAGGATCGTAGAAAGCTTCTTTTCTCTTCGTGTGCGAATTCTATTGCGAATTGAAGACCTGTGGCTTGTGACATATTTTATGCTTttacgtataaatataatatcgatGATGAATTACGGCAATGTATTTTTCAgcggaaatatataaaattgtgtAATCCACTAGAATTTCATGCGAAGGATGAAATAACGGTGCTATCGAAGTAGAAAAAATAATACTGTTCGCTCATTAAACGCTTCTTTTCTACCTTCTTTTTTCGTTCGTAGTAACTCATAAAATGACAATGacattgttttattaaaaaatctaaaCAAAACCTTTCGCGAAACGAGATGGAACGAATAAAAACGCGAAATTGAATTTTGAATAcgtattgaaattaaaatgcgTATTATCAAAGTATGTATTGCTTGATCAAAGAGTGGCTTGTCTAaaatttgcttttatttttctcaTTATACGTGTAATTATAATATGTTGTAGATATGTCCGTTTGCAGTATTTTAAGCGATAAGAAAACgacgttatttttatttttgttaacaGGGAACATTGAtagttatacaaattttataccaGTATGGCTTATTAAATTCTTAGTAAATAAGAAATGAAACTGTAAATACATAGGTAACAAAGTGAGTAGAAAAATGCTTATAAGATGCTAAGCATACGTGTATATGAATCTCGTTCTTTGACAAAATTACAGGTCTTCAATTATAGCGAGACAGATGATTCCACGATAATTACGTAAATGCGGGTAAAGAATACACAGTTCTGTCTTGAGATCGCGTTTACAGGGAACTTGTCTCCGATTTATGGACTCGTCCGACCAAGATCGAGTCTTTCGTGTAATTATATAATGTATTCATAAACCAAAGTGTACGTTTATACGTAAAGGTCAATCGTGATTTTTATTACTCGATACCGCAACGATTTTAAACATTGTTGCGCGTGTTAATTATTACGATTAGTAATTAGATGTAACGGGAATTAATTTTCTCGTTGCTTATCTTGCTTATCTTGGATGTTTTGTAACATCGTTTAGATTCGAGTAATCGTTTTCCTCTTCGCACAAAGCTATCGTTTCAGAGTATAACAATTAAGATTTAGGAAATATTTGTAAGAAACGCCACGTCTGTATAATATGTGTCTCTATAATTTCGGATAGGCAAGTTCTTGTTATATCGTAAGGCATATTAACGATTATCATAAATTACGGATCAAAAGAATGAACATATCATTGCGATTTTATTAATGTTGTTAAAAATTCTGACTTGTGTGTTATATCAGTGAACTGTACACTGGCACACATACATCGATACATCGAGGCTTGGAACTAAATAAATGACGTTAAAAGGCGAAGTTTAAACACGTTTGAGTAGGCGGTACGTCGCAAGCATGATATTTTAGtaaatttttttactaaatatctaTTTGTATCACCGAAGGATACTCATTTTTTGGGATGCCTCTCTCGATTTCGCAGTGTTGCATATTGTCAGAGTTACATATCCAACCTCAAGGTAGAAGCGTAGCTTTGCGAAGACGAAAACACTTCAGGATTCGTTCGCGTGTGATCGTTACTTATATTGGTAGTccgtattttatatatgttcCTTTCATCGTTcgaatgttcttttttttctaatcgTTAATGAATTGTCAATTTCAACGACTCCATAATCTTGGAGTAGGAATGTGTAAGAAGTGTGATAAAAATTATTCCGCGTGTCTGTTACAGTGCGAGTGAATGTTATGCCTACAGAAGCGATATAATGTACAGTTTTCGTGTAAATTATTGATACGTCAAAATGGAGTTGTTTAGCGTGTATGTTGTTTACGTTATGATTTAACATATAGTATGAGAGTCATATATTATACCgaacatttaatatattaaaacaagACTAAATTATGTGATATATCTATAACTTATCTTTAGTCATTTTATTTTCCCGTTTTTCAAATCATATCCTATAGATTGAATGCACTGTAACATCAGTAAATATTGCtattaatacatacatacatacatatatgtatatgtacgtttAAACCTAGTCTTATAGACTATTAACTACTTATAGACTATAGAAGATTATTTTCGAGAATTTACCTCTGCAATATCGATGCGATATTTTCACGCTTGAAATTTATGTCGATTCttcaattaatatttactttattCTACCATGTGTgtctattattaaaaaatcattgatACATTTACTTCTGAGTTTGTTCGTTAACACGTGAATTTTAATACGTGACAATAATTTACACGcttgcgtttctttttttttcttttcgttatttTGACAATCAGAAAGCGTTCTTTCTCCGTTATTTCTTTTAAACTTTCGAAGGAAATATTCGTATTGCATGGAATTACAGTATTCTTAATATGTTAATGTGTCATTGAGTTTCGCGAAGGTGCCTATGTTAAATAAAGAaaccatataaatattttattcaacttGATACACGAATTCATTCAGTTCATTCGCACGGTTTACCGTATCTAATACTCTAGATAATCTAGACAGTATACTGTCGAAAAAATGTTTGTTACCATATGCTGTCTGCAACTAACTtgttacattaaaaaaaaaaaagaaaagaattatctagatagtaatataaaaaattttcgaACTACAAGTTCACCGCAAAGTTCATTGCCCCGATTTACGTATATCCCGCTCCAACTAAAAATACGAAGTCCATCACCTGTTGCCTTTCTCTTGACAAAAggaagatatatgtatgtatatacgattTTACTAAATTATGACGATCTAATTATACAATGaagataaaaagtaaaatgaaagGTACAATTGTGCTagatgtaaatattaaaatttatacgtatatgtatactcATTAGTTTTCAATCTCTACATTTTAATCTTTTCAATCTGCAATATTCCGCTTGTTCTACATATTTCAACTGACAGAAGCATTCTCGATGTCATGTAACTAGATAATATACGGCGTATATGGATTATCAATTATAAATTTGATGTTAAAtagtaaagatataaaaataaaatatgcaatTGGGACCTTTTGGTATTAATTCTTCTTAAGCGCAATACAATACAAAGTCTTGATCCGTCATTTGAATAGAACGATTAATTGTACTTTAAAACGTCACCTTAACGGACTGATGACTCATAGCCAGAGAAGGTATGTACGATCATAGAGGAGGCCGGATCAATAGTTGACAAATTGTATTTTGCAATGTGGGTCAATCGGTGACACGTAACGACAACATGATGTTGCAAGCTTGTCTCGATGGACCTTGATTACCGATGCCAGAACCATCATGAAAAATAGccaacaaataatatttttattatagtttCAAATTAAAGGTAACATTGATTAATACAATCGAAAATAAAACATTCGGTTACTCTTGAGTTGGTTGacgatttatttcttcttcaaaATTCTTTTGCAATTACCAGTTAACACCGTGGTATGGTAAAATGTATATGTTGATACAAGGTATGTACAATGATACGAATTTATCGAACGAGCATGATTACCAATGTACTTTAATAACAACAAAACTTTGTAGATCGTAAAAATTGCAGTTTAATATTGATCAAGGAATATCGATACGATTGTATTCTGTAGCTAACTAATATTATGTACAATTGACTGTCGATAATAAAACGTTTATCCTCATCGTATTGTTTACAAAAATAGAATGATTATCGGTATCTCGCAGCGAGATGCGCGTTGATGAACATTTTCGTTAAACGGCTCGTTTGAATTTCAGATTTCGCACGACCGACAACATGATTTCATTTCCGGAATTGACAAGGCGTTCACGAACTTCGCAGTGCCTCAAACGCTGTATAGCTTCGCCATTCACTTTAGTCACTATGTCGCCAGCTTTTAACCCAGCTTGATCGGCCAATCCCCCGAGAGATaccttttaattaaaagaagacgttttatttgattaaatttcaaTGACTATTCGAACATTGCATACTTTTACTAAAACGTTACTACAGTCACATATTGTTACATGCGTTGTAGATACCGTCACAGCAATTGCTACAACTTGCAAGATTGCAATCGAATAAAAAAGCTTCAGAGAAAATGTATTATCGAAGTGATTATAGCGAAGTCGAATTTTACTATTAGAGATCTCGCCGTGGAAACTCGAGGTAACAGCGAAATGCAAGCCAAGGACGAAACTACCGCCGACGAAAATTTGTTGAGATTCACAAATATCTAGCAGTTTCTCATCTACCATTCGATTAATGATTTCCTCTTTTCTCAGAACGATGTTCCGCTGGGCCGGCCGTAGGATTCAGGCCGAAGGAAAACGAGGTCACGCGATCCGATACGAATGCAATGTCGATAAAAATCTCTAAAGCAGAAAACGTGAATATTTTTCGCGATAGTTTTTCCAAATATACGATATTATCGAATCGTGGCGCGATCCACACTTCCAATCAAAAAACACGATGTATTTAACACGTATGAGAATTATTAATCGACTTACTAGCGCGATTCTTGTACGATTGCAATGAATATTAGTAGATTAGAGTAGAGTACATGCTATATATTACTCTGACAACAGTCATCGGAAAGCTAAAGTCGGCCCCTCCGGACAATCGAAAGCCCCAAGCTTGATTGCTGCTTCTAGAGAGTTTTATATCAACGTCCATAGTAATTGAAAGATGATCGCCTGTAACAAAGACACgagatttaataatataattaaaaacagTTGCAAATTAATGTACAGTGATAGAAATCGTTAAAGTACAGTAATCTTTCTTCTTTGAAACtgttacaaaaaataaattacgtaaaaagaattttgaaaatttaccgTAAAGTGAAATTAGTGATGCATCGTAACTAACGAAATTAGCATAAAGGTAAACTGTATATTGAGGAAATTTTTTTATCACTGATAGATAATTGGTTCGTTTcagtttttttttctattttaatatcgaTCGTTTGGATATTACGTATCGATCTTTTTTTCACTGTGAATATCTTAGGTGTAGGTAGAAATTTAAGCTGGAATATCTCCTTTGAGTATTTCCTCTCAGTAAAAATAACGCCAAACGTTTAACTGTGTTATCAGAGAATGTTACTATACGCGTTATTGGGAAGTTTTCAAGGCACAAGGATGAAAAAGTTAACAAGAATCTTGCAATTAATCGAAAGTTACCTACCGATCGTTTAACGATTTATCGGAAGTGGAGTTTGTAGGAAAGTTTCTTGGTCGATTTATGAGATACGATGTAGGAAGAAAGTCAGTCAAACATTTCCACAAATTGGACGATCGAGGCATTACTTTCCAACGTTTTATGTAGCGTTgacgaaattaaaaatagaaatgtatatatactaGCAGTTTCAATTTATAACGAACATAAAATTGATGACAGAGGTTCAACCCTTTAGCCTAATCGAATCCCCGTTTAATTAGATATTTCCCTAATCACGAAAGTGAATGTTCACAAAGGCAACTCAATTTGAAATAGATCGATTTTAACTCTTCTGAACGTAAATATCACGTAACTTATTTGCGATATAAATAAAGCTACACATAAAAAGATACGGGAttcttaaataaagaaattattatatttaaaaaactaaGGATCCGAGTCATCAGTTAACTCGATTAATAGATAGCAATAAATGATTATAAACAAAGCTGAACGCGTTAATTTGATATACTTAAACCCGTGACTAGTTAAGTGTCTCTTGTGAGTGCAAAATTGTGTATAATTTTTTCTCGAAAATCCATACGTTGTGTCAAACACTTGTTCGATTTATCGATACTGAAAACCGATTATTAACACACCGTGTCTCATTGTTTATGATTTTTTAATCACGCGTGATCTTTACTCCATTTTGTTATCGCGCTTAGCGAAGTTCGTTTATTTGAAAATCGACTTATTTGTACGCAAATGTTCGCAATTCAAGCGTTACACAGTGGTAGACAGATGCAAGAAAAGAAATCAACTTCTTTCACTCACCTCAAGTAATACGATAATACGAAAAATCCTTCGAATTTCGATAAAAGGATACGAACTCTGAAGAAGCTCGATCAAAGAGCGAAATGTCGCGGAGACAGATATCCGTCGATAGCATGTACGATGTGTCACGAGTATGCGCACATAAATAAACGATGGCCAATGCCCGAAAGCTGATCATGACTTAATTCGCTATATCACCATTCGCACTATTCTAGAGCAAGTGCAGGGAATACAATGCCGTGGCCAGCTTCGAATTTCGTACTATAGACACATTATACCCTACATACTATTTCAGATGCAACAAGCGTTGCGAGACCGTGCTAGACATGCGGCCGAAACCAAACACACTCCACCCCTTTCTAATTGCATTTATCGGTTCTATCTATACGGGTTGTAATTCATcgtttaataaattgaatttttagatGTATCGAATATCGTCAATTTAACGTAATGGTACGGTCCCgtcgttttaattaataaacttaTAATGTCTACGCGTTTGTTGGAAAAGCCGCGAAAATCGATACAACGCGTCAAACACGCAGAGACATGAAATGAATCTCAAGTATGGCACTGGTCATAAAATTGAACAACTAAAAGAATTCTATTTCATTCGTCGAACGCCGTGAACACACAAAGTAAACATGTTTGTTTTATCATCAAAATCGATTACACAATGTTAATTTCATGACATAAATTGGATGAATATCTTGTGATGTTAACCCGGTCGATTCATAATTATCTCAGCATAAGTGTGCAATGTttcgaacaaaaattaatttcgtttcattAGTTTAATGTACCGTGTATGAAAGAATCGCCGCGGTGTATGGATATCTATTTTAGAAAAGCGATgtaagatattatttttatgtatataatgtatttATGTTAGTATATTTTGTAAAGTTTGCTTCACACGTAAGATCGGTAAAAAGGTACTGTATTACCATAATTACTAGGCCCTTATATTTCTCCGAGATAACGAAAAGCATCATTAAGTATTTCCTTCACTTCTTAAGAACAGCTTCTCATTGAAATGCTGAAGTACCGCTACGAGTACTGGGTACTTGCTTCTAAGAACGAGTCACACAGTGCAATATTGGCCGTTTCAACGGTCTAGTCGATTCAAAGGCGCACCTATTTTAAGGTTTAATTGGccgaaataaaattgtttggtACAATAAATTTACTGCCGATTTACGTTCAACTTCGGCTTTTACTATACTATTGTATGTTTCGGAAAATGGCATTCGTTTTAGAGCGAACGAAGCGCGATAATTCTATTCTCATGTAGACTAAAAAATAGGcttttttagaaaaaaattaaaatattttgagatAGTGCAGAAGTAGAActgtataaattttatacacAGGTCTATTTATTATTCGCATAAATTCTAGGTATCTCGGAATTTTCTACTATACTTTTAAGAAAAACGGAGCCAATAcacgatataaatattaatggaTCAGTAGAAACCAATtgtagaatttcattttctacCAAGTCATTTATAGAGGCACCTAATTCCATTcgtcaaataattaatttttcgatACAACGGACTACTGACGTACTTTGGTAGAGAAATGTCAATAATTCTTTGAACCAcgagtatttatttatatatatatttatatacagtttTCATAAATCTTGCAAACTATTTAATTTACTGCGCAATTAACTATGcaattagaattttataaattctactGGAATCCTCCGACTGCCAAGGACCAATCCAGACATAGTTAAACATTAAATTAGTATTCAATCTGCAAGGATATCATgcgtttataaaatacatatgcatgtatatatatatatcatagtttgtagtataaatatacagttacaaataaattactttCATTATGGTAACTTATTTTATCATTCATGGTTATCAGATGCTACAtctattaatttcttatttatcaGATCGCACCGAAGAGGAAGTTTAGAGAgaagataaaaaatttcttatgtaattagaataaaaaattatgcaCGATATGAGAAATAAGAGGAAAATAATAATCGTCATCATCATACGTACCAACTTTATAATTCCACAAAGGGATTAGTACCTGTTTAACTTGCATCCtactgtatatttctttatcaacttcaaatatttataagtagtatttaatgttaaaaaaagaagaagaaagaaaaatgaagctATGAACCAAGATTAAAAGATTGGATTAAAGATAACGTACAAAACATCAGTTATTGGTTAAAAAATGAACTTATCAAACTTTGAACGTGCTTTGTGTAAAATCATAACCCATTTCCGAATATTGTCCTTTATTCGGTgatcaaattttgtcagcggTGCTGGTTATATAATGCGATTCTCATTATTTCTAATTAGTTTTCATATATCTTGCaaagtatttaatttattgCGCAATTAACTGTGCAATTAGAATTCTATAAATGCTACAAGAATCTTCCGACTGTCAAGGACCAATCTAAACATAGTTAAACATTAAATTAGCGTTCAATCTGCAAGAATATCACGCGTTTATAAAATTAGGAGTGGACTAATTAATGTTACGATACTAGTGTAAGATAAACTTATAGCTTAAGATACACCAATTAGTGGATAAGTCGTACTAGTTTGCATAAAATAGAATGTAAATATTTCAGCGTGAGAAATATcgagaaattgtaaaataatcatCAGTTCTGTTGTATATAAACGAATTTTGATTCATACCATACATATAACTGAACCAGAATAAATTAGAACGTAACTGAAAGCTGTTCTTTTAATTCAAGCGTAAAACtattaacgaataatttttcgaaatgaCTATCTATAAACAACGAcgtttattttgaataataaaaacgaACACAGAATCGATCTGCATgtagaagaaacgaaaaaattctGTAATTCACCGCCGTATTGAGGGGCAACGTTTTATCATAGAACGATAGAGCTTTTCAAATCGTTTCAATGTTTTCATCTAATTGCAATC
The Bombus terrestris chromosome 10, iyBomTerr1.2, whole genome shotgun sequence genome window above contains:
- the LOC100644530 gene encoding dual 3',5'-cyclic-AMP and -GMP phosphodiesterase 11 isoform X4, coding for MQLKKAMLKIFDQLGLHLRSIEEPRMTAETAAPCVQGMQGVQTAMAGQGTLQQVQDGKSAGGYYSSTSAVYDPEYARMEAWLDEHPDFVNDYFLRKVTRQTVDMWLVSHATPTSSSSSCMELSSPTHAGGTSSSGRGGSGGSGATTPVRKISAHEFERGGLLKPIVNTIDGTPTFLSVSPGDSGQPGGQQVSSGNAGRPQRRSRHELRHLDEKDLIFELVKDICNELDVRSLCHKILQNVSTLLHADRGSLFLVQGERGGGCMPSSQNYDSSSNHSTDNANSGRTGNGSSEQRGTGYSRSRCLVSKLFDVCSRSTLLEMEKKDEIKIPWGTGIVGYVAESGEPVNIPDAYKDARFNREIDALTGYRTRALLCMPIKDCNGDVIGVAQVINKLGGESQFTTQDEKIFAGYLQFCGIGLRNAQLYEKSQLEVKRNQVLLDLARMIFEEQSTIEHMVLRILTHTQSLIQCQRVQVLLVHKASKGSFSRVFDFEANDLTGEDSDSRTSPFEGRFPINVGITCYVATTGETVNIPNAYEDPRFDPSVDDGSGFRHRTILCMPIKNSSGQIIGVIQLINKFDDLLFTKNDENFVEAFAIFCGMGIHNTHMYEKAVIAMAKQSVTLEVLSYHASASLEDAQRLRGLRVPSAAYFKLHDFKFDDIHMEDDQTLTACLRMFLDLDFVERFHIDYDVLCRWLLSVKKNYRNVTYHNWRHAFNVAQMMFAILTATQWWKIFGEIECLALIIACLCHDLDHRGTNNSFQIKASSPLAQLYSTSTMEHHHFDQCLMILSSQGNQILSNLSPEEYSRVVKVLEEAILSTDLAVYFRRRGAFLTLAQGGSYNWAYSDQRELLRGMLMTVCDLAAITKPWDVEKRVAELVSSEFFEQGDIERRTLNITPIDIMNREKEDQLPMMQVGFIDSICLPIYEAFALLSDKLEPLVEGVRKNKQHWLEIAESKCKTDNCTNHDRTLSVSDTEETREQADQ
- the LOC100644530 gene encoding dual 3',5'-cyclic-AMP and -GMP phosphodiesterase 11 isoform X6; amino-acid sequence: MTAETAAPCVQGMQGVQTAMAGQGTLQQVQDGKSAGGYYSSTSAVYDPEYARMEAWLDEHPDFVNDYFLRKVTRQTVDMWLVSHATPTSSSSSCMELSSPTHAGGTSSSGRGGSGGSGATTPVRKISAHEFERGGLLKPIVNTIDGTPTFLSVSPGDSGQPGGQQVSSGNAGRPQRRSRHELRHLDEKDLIFELVKDICNELDVRSLCHKILQNVSTLLHADRGSLFLVQGERGGGCMPSSQNYDSSSNHSTDNANSGRTGNGSSEQRGTGYSRSRCLVSKLFDVCSRSTLLEMEKKDEIKIPWGTGIVGYVAESGEPVNIPDAYKDARFNREIDALTGYRTRALLCMPIKDCNGDVIGVAQVINKLGGESQFTTQDEKIFAGYLQFCGIGLRNAQLYEKSQLEVKRNQVLLDLARMIFEEQSTIEHMVLRILTHTQSLIQCQRVQVLLVHKASKGSFSRVFDFEANDLTGEDSDSRTSPFEGRFPINVGITCYVATTGETVNIPNAYEDPRFDPSVDDGSGFRHRTILCMPIKNSSGQIIGVIQLINKFDDLLFTKNDENFVEAFAIFCGMGIHNTHMYEKAVIAMAKQSVTLEVLSYHASASLEDAQRLRGLRVPSAAYFKLHDFKFDDIHMEDDQTLTACLRMFLDLDFVERFHIDYDVLCRWLLSVKKNYRNVTYHNWRHAFNVAQMMFAILTATQWWKIFGEIECLALIIACLCHDLDHRGTNNSFQIKASSPLAQLYSTSTMEHHHFDQCLMILSSQGNQILSNLSPEEYSRVVKVLEEAILSTDLAVYFRRRGAFLTLAQGGSYNWAYSDQRELLRGMLMTVCDLAAITKPWDVEKRVAELVSSEFFEQGDIERRTLNITPIDIMNREKEDQLPMMQVGFIDSICLPIYEAFALLSDKLEPLVEGVRKNKQHWLEIAESKCKTDNCTNHDRTLSVSDTEETREQADQ